Proteins encoded within one genomic window of Candidatus Hepatoplasma crinochetorum Av:
- a CDS encoding methionine adenosyltransferase domain-containing protein: protein MKTIELVGYGHPDRFADYISEKILVENLKQDQKAKVAAEVMVTRNIVFLGGEIYSKAKIDYKKLVYEAIEKVYGNKWWPNYQNVRIINDIKAQSPELIKIQQEEIVAADQGVIYGFYNQKRYERIIMLYQIIDSLQKKFPIAPDWKLLFNQELKELSISVCGVKAKVHPNINLFLKQQFLKYNLKINVIVNPKGEWLIGGPLSDTGLTGRKLMIDAFGAGVSHGGGAFCGKDFSKVDKTGVLIASKLAYKISQQKKVKTVLVELNYKIGDKIPKVIVRTYKKNKMFEFNYNYDLSLNDWIKEANILEVDWSEIVLKGGVIFYLKDILK from the coding sequence ATGAAAACAATAGAATTAGTTGGTTATGGACATCCGGATCGCTTTGCTGATTATATTTCTGAAAAAATTTTAGTAGAAAATTTAAAACAAGATCAAAAAGCAAAAGTTGCAGCAGAAGTAATGGTAACTCGCAATATTGTTTTTTTGGGAGGAGAAATATATTCGAAGGCAAAAATTGATTATAAAAAATTAGTTTATGAAGCAATTGAAAAAGTTTATGGAAATAAATGATGACCAAATTATCAAAATGTAAGAATTATAAATGATATCAAAGCTCAGTCTCCTGAACTTATTAAAATTCAACAAGAAGAGATTGTTGCTGCTGATCAAGGTGTTATCTATGGTTTTTATAATCAAAAAAGATATGAAAGAATTATTATGCTCTATCAAATTATTGATAGTTTACAAAAAAAATTTCCGATTGCACCTGATTGAAAATTACTTTTTAATCAAGAATTAAAAGAACTTTCAATTTCTGTTTGTGGAGTAAAAGCAAAAGTCCATCCAAATATTAATTTATTTCTTAAGCAGCAATTTTTAAAATATAACTTAAAAATTAATGTAATTGTAAATCCAAAAGGAGAATGATTAATTGGTGGTCCCCTTTCAGATACTGGACTTACAGGAAGAAAATTAATGATTGATGCTTTTGGAGCAGGAGTTTCACATGGTGGTGGAGCATTTTGTGGAAAAGACTTTTCAAAAGTTGATAAAACTGGTGTTTTAATTGCTTCGAAACTTGCTTATAAGATATCACAACAAAAAAAAGTAAAAACAGTATTAGTTGAACTTAATTATAAAATTGGAGATAAGATTCCAAAAGTTATTGTAAGAACTTATAAGAAAAATAAGATGTTTGAATTTAATTATAATTATGATTTATCATTAAATGATTGAATTAAAGAAGCAAATATATTAGAAGTAGATTGATCAGAAATTGTATTAAAAGGAGGAGTTATTTTTTATCTAAAAGATATCTTAAAATAA
- a CDS encoding HIT family protein codes for MEKEIFLKIIEGKTEALKLYEDNLLIVIMDIYPFNPGHILIIPKIWKENIYQEDDKTILALFKTAKKISDLQEKKLKAKGTKILFNNGAFAGQKVFHTHMHIIPFFDGQTSQRLNNLSIEEIYQMLKK; via the coding sequence ATGGAAAAAGAAATATTTTTAAAAATTATAGAAGGTAAAACAGAAGCGTTAAAATTATACGAAGATAATCTTTTGATTGTGATTATGGATATCTATCCTTTTAATCCGGGGCATATTCTTATTATTCCCAAAATATGAAAAGAAAATATTTATCAAGAGGACGATAAAACTATCCTTGCTTTATTTAAAACAGCAAAAAAAATAAGCGATTTACAAGAGAAAAAATTAAAAGCAAAAGGAACAAAGATTCTTTTCAATAATGGAGCTTTTGCTGGACAAAAAGTTTTTCATACACATATGCATATTATTCCTTTTTTTGATGGACAAACATCACAAAGATTGAATAATTTAAGTATCGAAGAAATTTATCAAATGTTAAAAAAATAA
- the pyk gene encoding pyruvate kinase, whose protein sequence is MKLNNTFIKKTKIIATAGPTFETEELMEKMFKNGVNVVRLNISHGDQEEHGKRIKAIKNVRAKLDLPISILLDTKGPEIRIHQIEGGKIKVKRNELLKIYCKEEIIGKDNKFSVTYGDLANTVRIGQLIMVDDGKLSLIVKNIDQENGIVTVKAENNHFIGTKKAVNIPGADLTLPFLNKHDKDFIKWGIKEGIDYVAASFVRNQKDLIDLRKFLDQNDGQEVLIMSKIEALKAIENLNEIINHSDAIMLARGDLGVEIPYYEVPFYEKLVIEKCRAWGKPIVIATQMLDSMMENPRPTRAEVTDIYYAAISGTDATMLSGESASGDFPLESVETMSRIDLEAEKNYNYLDSYEKAYAYVDSSNAETAYLVAKKALTNDAKYIAVFSEKGRMINALSRFRANAIILGFIKDKNKVNKFGSTYGVYAQHHLNLSDYNDDKKVRKLLIDAGIKKNTKVLLATKREFRKITV, encoded by the coding sequence ATGAAATTAAATAATACTTTTATCAAAAAAACAAAAATAATTGCAACAGCAGGACCGACATTTGAAACAGAAGAATTGATGGAGAAAATGTTTAAAAATGGTGTTAATGTTGTTCGTTTAAATATTTCTCATGGTGATCAAGAAGAACACGGAAAAAGAATTAAAGCAATTAAAAATGTAAGAGCAAAATTAGATCTACCGATTTCTATTCTTTTGGATACAAAAGGACCAGAAATTAGAATTCATCAAATCGAAGGTGGAAAAATTAAAGTAAAAAGAAATGAATTATTAAAAATTTATTGTAAAGAAGAAATTATTGGAAAAGATAATAAATTTTCTGTTACTTATGGAGATCTTGCTAATACAGTAAGAATTGGTCAATTAATTATGGTAGATGATGGAAAACTTTCTCTTATTGTAAAAAATATTGATCAAGAAAATGGAATAGTAACAGTAAAAGCAGAAAATAATCACTTTATTGGAACAAAAAAAGCTGTAAATATTCCTGGTGCTGATCTTACTCTTCCTTTTTTAAATAAACATGATAAAGATTTTATCAAATGAGGGATTAAAGAAGGAATTGATTATGTTGCTGCTTCTTTTGTTCGTAATCAAAAAGATTTAATTGATTTAAGAAAATTTTTAGATCAAAATGATGGACAAGAAGTTCTTATTATGTCTAAAATTGAAGCATTAAAAGCAATTGAAAATTTAAATGAAATTATCAATCATTCTGATGCAATTATGCTAGCAAGAGGAGATTTGGGTGTTGAAATTCCTTATTATGAAGTTCCTTTCTATGAAAAACTTGTAATTGAAAAATGTAGAGCATGAGGAAAACCAATTGTAATAGCAACACAAATGCTAGATTCAATGATGGAAAATCCAAGACCTACAAGAGCAGAAGTTACTGATATTTATTATGCAGCAATTTCAGGAACTGATGCTACAATGCTTTCGGGAGAATCAGCATCAGGGGATTTTCCTTTAGAATCAGTAGAAACAATGTCTCGAATTGATTTAGAAGCAGAGAAAAATTATAATTATTTAGATTCTTATGAAAAAGCATATGCTTATGTTGATTCATCTAATGCAGAAACAGCATATCTTGTAGCAAAAAAGGCTCTCACAAATGATGCAAAATATATTGCTGTATTTTCAGAAAAAGGAAGAATGATTAATGCTCTTTCAAGATTTCGTGCTAATGCAATTATTTTAGGTTTTATAAAAGATAAAAATAAAGTAAATAAATTTGGTTCAACTTATGGTGTATATGCACAACATCATTTAAATCTATCAGATTATAATGATGATAAAAAAGTAAGAAAATTATTAATTGATGCAGGAATTAAGAAAAATACAAAAGTTTTATTAGCTACAAAAAGAGAATTCCGTAAAATAACAGTTTAA
- a CDS encoding ATP-dependent 6-phosphofructokinase has product MIKKIAILTSGGDCPGMNVALKAVVNSAINNNIEPYVVFEGYKGLYENNFEKISKEEVKFIDRKGGTVIYSARFPQFADLDIRKKAVENLKAEGIEALVCIGGDGTYKGAARLTEMGIKTIGLPGTIDNDISSTDFTIGFNTALETITNAIDNLRDTSESHNRINVVETMGHGCGDLAINAAIITGAEVLSVPERKLTTKQMIDKLLASDSKRSKIVLVSELMYDDLNKIAEEIERATKQETKVTILGHIQRGGRANAIERLLTIRMANYAVKMLIKGKTGVAVNIVNNKFQTKPILDIVKMERPSKQKILSEYDEIV; this is encoded by the coding sequence ATGATTAAGAAAATCGCTATTTTAACATCAGGGGGCGATTGTCCTGGAATGAATGTAGCTTTAAAAGCAGTTGTAAATTCTGCAATAAATAATAATATTGAACCCTATGTTGTTTTCGAAGGTTATAAAGGACTTTATGAAAATAATTTTGAAAAGATAAGTAAAGAAGAAGTTAAGTTTATTGATCGTAAGGGTGGAACAGTAATTTATTCTGCAAGATTTCCCCAATTTGCGGATTTAGATATTCGCAAAAAAGCGGTAGAAAACTTAAAAGCAGAAGGAATAGAAGCACTTGTTTGTATAGGGGGAGATGGAACTTATAAAGGTGCAGCAAGACTTACAGAAATGGGAATTAAAACAATTGGTCTTCCGGGAACAATTGATAATGATATTTCATCTACAGATTTTACAATTGGTTTTAATACAGCACTTGAAACAATTACAAATGCAATTGATAATTTAAGAGATACATCAGAATCACATAATCGAATTAATGTTGTTGAAACTATGGGTCATGGTTGCGGTGATCTTGCAATTAATGCTGCAATTATTACAGGAGCAGAAGTTCTTTCAGTTCCTGAAAGAAAATTGACAACAAAACAAATGATTGATAAATTATTAGCAAGTGATTCTAAACGTTCAAAAATTGTTCTTGTCTCTGAACTTATGTATGATGATTTAAATAAAATAGCAGAAGAAATTGAAAGAGCAACTAAACAAGAAACAAAAGTTACAATATTAGGACATATTCAAAGAGGAGGACGAGCAAACGCAATTGAAAGACTACTTACAATTAGAATGGCTAATTATGCTGTTAAAATGCTTATTAAAGGAAAAACAGGAGTTGCCGTAAATATTGTAAACAATAAATTTCAAACAAAACCAATTCTTGATATAGTAAAAATGGAAAGACCTTCAAAACAAAAAATATTAAGTGAGTATGACGAAATCGTATAA
- the eno gene encoding phosphopyruvate hydratase, translated as MSKIKKIYARQVIDSRGNPTVEVEIWTKKKNIARAIVPSGASTGTREALELRDGGIEWDGKGVSKAVANVNRIIAPELIGMRVENQREIDYKMLKLDGTENKSKLGANAILGVSMAVAKAAAKDLQIPLWKHFNSMSETSEVSLPVPMLNVLNGGAHSDNNVDFQEYMIFPLGAPTFQEAIRWSSEIFHSLAKLLKKAGYNTGKGDEGGFAPDMKSNEEPLKFIVNAIKDAGYKAGKDVFIALDPASSEFYNAKTKKYELKGEKKSYTSEKMIDYYLQLVKKYPIVSIEDGMAEQDWDGFKLLTDKLGKKVQNVGDDIFVTNKKILKEGIDKKIGNSILIKVNQIGTITETIETIELARRNDYTTIVSHRSGETEDTTIADFAVGLNSKQIKTGSMSRSERIAKYNQLLRISEKVQKFNGKNALNVEFKGKK; from the coding sequence ATGTCAAAAATTAAAAAAATTTATGCCCGTCAAGTAATTGACTCACGTGGTAATCCAACTGTAGAAGTTGAAATATGAACTAAGAAAAAAAATATTGCTCGTGCAATTGTTCCTTCAGGAGCATCAACAGGAACACGAGAAGCATTAGAATTACGTGATGGTGGTATAGAATGAGATGGAAAAGGAGTTTCAAAAGCAGTTGCTAATGTTAATCGAATTATCGCTCCCGAACTTATCGGAATGAGAGTCGAAAATCAACGCGAAATCGATTACAAGATGCTTAAATTAGATGGTACTGAAAATAAATCTAAATTAGGAGCAAATGCAATTCTTGGAGTTTCAATGGCGGTCGCAAAAGCTGCTGCAAAAGATCTTCAAATTCCTTTATGAAAACATTTTAATTCAATGAGCGAAACAAGTGAAGTTTCTCTTCCTGTTCCAATGCTTAATGTTTTAAATGGTGGAGCTCATTCTGATAATAATGTAGATTTTCAAGAATATATGATTTTTCCATTGGGTGCACCAACATTTCAAGAAGCAATTCGTTGATCTAGTGAAATCTTTCATTCATTAGCAAAATTACTAAAAAAAGCAGGATACAATACTGGAAAAGGTGATGAAGGTGGTTTTGCACCTGACATGAAATCAAATGAAGAACCTTTAAAATTTATTGTAAATGCAATTAAAGATGCTGGATATAAAGCTGGAAAAGATGTTTTTATTGCTTTAGATCCTGCTTCATCAGAATTTTATAATGCAAAAACAAAAAAATATGAATTAAAAGGTGAAAAAAAATCATATACTTCTGAAAAAATGATTGATTATTATCTTCAACTTGTTAAAAAATATCCAATTGTTTCAATCGAAGATGGGATGGCAGAACAAGATTGAGATGGATTTAAATTACTTACAGATAAATTAGGAAAAAAAGTTCAAAATGTTGGTGATGATATTTTTGTTACAAACAAAAAAATCCTAAAAGAAGGAATTGATAAAAAAATAGGAAATTCAATTCTTATTAAAGTAAATCAAATTGGAACAATTACAGAAACAATTGAGACAATTGAACTTGCAAGAAGAAATGATTATACTACGATTGTAAGTCACCGTTCAGGAGAAACGGAAGATACAACAATTGCTGATTTTGCTGTTGGTTTAAATTCAAAACAAATTAAAACAGGATCAATGTCTCGTTCAGAAAGAATTGCAAAATATAATCAATTATTAAGAATTTCTGAAAAAGTACAGAAATTTAATGGTAAAAATGCTTTAAATGTTGAGTTTAAAGGTAAAAAATAG
- the rpmE gene encoding 50S ribosomal protein L31, whose amino-acid sequence MKENFHPTYHTILVKCATCGTEFKVNSTKEELHIDVCSKCHPFYTGKMGANTKAGRIDKFNKRALQQKK is encoded by the coding sequence ATGAAAGAAAATTTTCATCCAACGTATCATACAATTTTAGTAAAATGTGCTACATGTGGAACAGAATTTAAAGTTAATTCAACAAAAGAAGAATTACATATTGATGTTTGTTCAAAATGTCACCCTTTTTATACAGGTAAAATGGGAGCTAATACAAAAGCTGGAAGAATTGACAAATTCAACAAAAGAGCTCTACAGCAAAAAAAATAA
- the fba gene encoding class II fructose-1,6-bisphosphate aldolase has protein sequence MLSNAKKILNDAKKGKYAVGQYNINNLEWAKAVLEVSQEKKAPVILGTSEGAVKYMGGFNAIVGMVEGLMKDLKITVPVVLHLDHGQSVENCKKAMDAGYKSVMFDGSELEINENVKRTQEVVNYANKHNASVEAEVGTVGGTEDGIVGGINYASLEECERITTTGITMLAASLGSVHGHYQGTPKLGFKEMSKYAKATNLPLVLHGGSGIPNDQIKKAIGCGEAKINVNTEIQEAFAKGIRKYIEEKLDQKGTGYDPRKIIGTYAYKYMKETVSEKIKLFGTANKA, from the coding sequence ATGTTATCAAATGCCAAAAAAATTCTAAATGATGCAAAAAAAGGTAAATATGCTGTTGGTCAATACAATATCAATAATTTAGAATGAGCAAAAGCTGTTCTTGAAGTTTCGCAAGAAAAAAAAGCTCCAGTAATTTTAGGAACATCAGAAGGTGCTGTAAAATATATGGGTGGTTTTAATGCAATAGTCGGAATGGTAGAAGGTTTAATGAAAGATCTAAAAATTACTGTTCCTGTTGTTTTACATTTAGATCATGGGCAATCTGTTGAAAATTGTAAAAAAGCAATGGATGCTGGATATAAATCTGTAATGTTTGATGGATCAGAATTAGAAATTAATGAAAATGTAAAAAGAACACAAGAAGTTGTAAATTATGCTAATAAACACAATGCTTCAGTAGAAGCAGAAGTTGGAACTGTTGGTGGAACAGAAGATGGTATTGTTGGTGGTATAAATTATGCTTCGCTTGAAGAATGTGAAAGAATCACTACTACTGGAATTACAATGCTAGCTGCTTCTTTAGGTTCAGTACATGGACATTATCAGGGAACACCTAAACTTGGTTTCAAAGAAATGTCTAAATATGCAAAAGCAACTAATTTACCTTTAGTATTACATGGTGGAAGTGGAATTCCTAATGATCAAATCAAAAAAGCAATTGGTTGTGGCGAAGCTAAGATTAATGTAAATACAGAAATTCAAGAAGCTTTTGCAAAAGGAATTCGTAAATATATTGAAGAAAAACTTGATCAAAAAGGAACTGGATATGATCCAAGAAAAATAATTGGAACATATGCATATAAATATATGAAAGAAACAGTTTCTGAAAAAATCAAATTATTTGGAACAGCAAATAAAGCTTAA
- the argS gene encoding arginine--tRNA ligase: MKDKIILYLKKYLDLNKFSHFTEKIIILNSKSKNFGDFNTNLAIIIAKKNNKDPLIIANEIKEYLLKVSLFKDITITKPGFINFFINEKEIIKYALSYFDKNYHDKFNTLQKLKINYEFVSANPTGYLHLGHARHAIIGETTVMILKYVGHDVIREYYINDAGVQIDNLAHSIYNHALIKLNIKKSDQDNSQYNGYEIIDYASYLAKNHQDLFIDKNKEQAIIKIKKLAVDHFLEEIKKDLKALNVANYDIFTSDKKLIEDKKVDKILAKFQKSKYYYKKDDAIWIKTSAFGDPKDRVLIKKDLTYTYMVADFANHVKKYQGGYDLMIDLWGADHHGYEARIKAGLEILGYDSNKLKIDYITLVKLLENGQEFKMSKRKGTAIRIREILDLIDVPAFKFSILAKAKSQMHSIDIAKVNKKDINNNIYWYIQYANSRINQLLNKVEAKTIANLKLKNDYFYLGKEQAEQNLLLKIIAFADQILQAANNREPLILINYLKELAQAFHAYYNSCKIINKNKEIEEERLLLIISLKNLFERIFNILKIEPIKKM; the protein is encoded by the coding sequence ATGAAAGATAAAATAATTCTCTATTTAAAAAAATATCTTGATTTAAATAAATTTTCACATTTTACAGAAAAAATAATTATTTTAAATAGCAAAAGTAAGAATTTTGGTGATTTTAATACAAATCTTGCAATTATCATTGCAAAAAAAAATAATAAAGATCCCTTGATAATTGCAAATGAAATTAAAGAATATCTTTTAAAAGTTTCCCTTTTTAAAGATATTACAATTACTAAACCAGGATTCATTAATTTTTTTATTAATGAAAAAGAAATTATTAAATATGCCCTTTCTTATTTTGATAAAAATTATCATGATAAATTTAATACACTTCAAAAACTAAAGATAAACTATGAATTTGTTTCTGCAAATCCAACAGGATATTTACATCTTGGTCATGCTCGACATGCAATAATCGGGGAAACAACTGTAATGATTTTAAAATATGTTGGTCATGATGTAATAAGAGAATATTATATAAATGATGCAGGAGTACAAATCGATAATCTTGCTCACTCTATTTATAATCACGCTTTAATTAAATTAAATATTAAAAAAAGTGATCAAGATAATTCTCAATATAATGGTTATGAAATAATTGATTATGCTTCTTATCTTGCAAAAAATCATCAAGATTTATTTATAGATAAAAATAAAGAACAAGCAATTATTAAAATTAAAAAATTAGCTGTTGATCATTTTTTAGAAGAAATTAAAAAGGATTTAAAAGCTTTAAATGTTGCTAATTATGATATTTTTACTTCTGATAAAAAATTAATTGAAGATAAAAAAGTTGATAAAATTTTAGCTAAATTTCAAAAAAGCAAATATTATTATAAAAAAGATGATGCAATTTGAATTAAAACATCGGCCTTTGGTGATCCAAAAGACAGAGTTTTAATTAAAAAAGATCTTACTTATACTTATATGGTTGCTGATTTTGCAAATCATGTTAAAAAATATCAAGGTGGATATGATTTAATGATTGATCTTTGAGGAGCAGATCATCATGGATATGAAGCAAGAATTAAAGCAGGATTAGAGATATTAGGATATGATTCTAATAAATTAAAAATTGATTATATTACCCTTGTTAAATTATTAGAAAATGGTCAAGAATTTAAAATGTCCAAACGAAAAGGAACAGCAATAAGAATTCGTGAAATCTTAGATCTTATTGATGTTCCTGCTTTTAAATTTTCAATTCTTGCAAAAGCAAAATCACAAATGCATTCAATTGATATTGCAAAAGTAAATAAAAAAGATATAAATAATAATATTTATTGATATATTCAATATGCAAATTCAAGAATTAATCAATTACTAAATAAAGTAGAAGCAAAAACTATTGCTAATTTAAAATTAAAAAATGATTATTTTTATTTAGGAAAAGAGCAAGCTGAACAAAATCTTTTATTAAAAATTATTGCTTTTGCAGACCAAATATTACAAGCAGCAAATAATCGTGAACCACTAATTCTTATTAATTATTTAAAAGAATTAGCACAAGCATTTCATGCTTATTATAATAGTTGCAAAATAATTAATAAAAATAAAGAAATAGAAGAAGAAAGATTACTTTTAATAATTAGTTTAAAAAATTTATTTGAACGTATTTTTAATATATTAAAAATAGAACCTATCAAAAAAATGTAG
- a CDS encoding HD domain-containing protein — MRYITDNVLKNITFEEQFLIKLFNTKEFKRLGRINQLGLTNFLFPGATHTRLAHSLGAYQLAKKFLNKFIIQDQIKIDELTYKSTLAAALLHDIGHGPFSHLFEKISNINHEKYSLLIINDKDSEINKVLNEENKKLVENVSLILKGKYHLEWVNQLISSEIDVDRLDYLLRDSYHVGLDYGKIEYNWLIRNSKIIDNKLVFLQKAISTIEAMILGRYHMNKVVYNSAKNVACSILFIWFFNRLKFLFKQNKLNYNYQKFIPLFLDQKLTVKQFIEFDDYDIFSYIKEALNEKDPILKKIANHLMYQKRASIVDFNKITNLLEEEGFTWEKIDLKTSFYFYQESNHSKEALILFDNNKIKKLRDVSTVVNLKITDYKNLETEKIGLKI; from the coding sequence ATGAGATACATAACAGATAATGTTTTAAAAAATATTACATTCGAAGAGCAATTTTTAATAAAGCTTTTTAATACAAAAGAATTTAAAAGATTAGGAAGAATTAATCAATTAGGATTAACAAATTTTTTATTTCCTGGAGCAACTCATACTCGTTTAGCTCACAGCTTGGGTGCTTATCAATTAGCAAAAAAATTCTTGAATAAATTTATTATTCAAGATCAGATTAAAATAGATGAATTAACTTATAAATCAACGCTAGCTGCTGCTTTATTACATGATATCGGACATGGCCCTTTTTCACATTTATTTGAAAAAATTTCTAATATAAATCATGAAAAATATTCATTACTTATCATTAATGATAAGGATAGTGAGATAAATAAAGTATTAAATGAAGAAAATAAAAAATTAGTTGAAAATGTTTCTTTAATTTTAAAAGGGAAATATCATTTAGAATGGGTAAATCAATTAATCTCATCTGAAATAGATGTTGATCGCTTAGATTATTTGTTGAGAGATTCTTATCATGTTGGTCTTGACTATGGGAAAATTGAATATAATTGATTAATACGTAATAGTAAAATAATTGATAATAAATTAGTATTTTTACAAAAAGCAATATCAACAATTGAAGCAATGATACTTGGAAGATATCATATGAATAAAGTTGTTTATAATAGTGCAAAAAATGTTGCTTGTTCAATTCTATTTATTTGATTTTTTAATCGCTTAAAATTTTTATTTAAGCAAAATAAATTAAATTATAATTATCAAAAATTTATTCCTCTTTTTCTCGATCAAAAATTAACAGTAAAACAATTTATTGAATTTGATGATTACGATATTTTTTCTTATATTAAAGAAGCATTAAATGAAAAAGATCCAATTCTTAAAAAAATTGCAAATCATTTAATGTATCAAAAAAGAGCATCAATTGTTGACTTTAATAAAATTACTAATCTATTAGAAGAAGAAGGTTTTACTTGAGAAAAGATTGATCTTAAAACTTCTTTTTATTTTTATCAAGAAAGTAATCATAGTAAAGAAGCTTTAATTTTATTTGATAATAATAAAATTAAAAAATTACGCGATGTTTCAACGGTAGTAAATTTAAAAATTACAGATTATAAAAATTTAGAAACAGAAAAGATAGGTTTAAAAATATAA
- the gltX gene encoding glutamate--tRNA ligase, which translates to MKKEIRTRYAPSPTGKLHLGGARTALFNYLYAKNQKGKFILRIEDTDLKRNQEEGAKNQLDGLKWLGIAPDISYEKEDQFGPYFQSKRLNIYQKYIDYLLENKLAYKCYCTKEELEESANKQRSKGIKLVKYNRKCYDNPSIKKDIKPVIRLFVEDNLKLSWDDLVRGKIEVPSSSFDDFIIVKSDGMPTYNFANVIDDHLMQISDVFRGEEHISNTAKQLYLYKLFNWNPPRFAHLTIITNKDKKKLSKRDETVFQFIENYQTLGYLPEAVFNFLSLLGWSPQTEQEIFTKEQLINIFNLNGFSRAPSQFNLEKLKWTNNYYIKKLSPHKLKEFLIPFIDQKDLLIIKDNLDNILLLFQDQLREGNEIKDLIKIFTIFPTWKDLDYKFSKKDLDLIKDFANKIKIIKFNHLEIEKLLKDLSIEFKVKGRELMRPLRLAITGNEKGPSLIKIIEIYGVKKIELIIKGFFKDEIHNR; encoded by the coding sequence ATGAAAAAAGAAATAAGAACAAGATATGCTCCTAGTCCTACCGGAAAATTACATTTAGGGGGAGCAAGAACAGCCCTTTTTAATTATTTATATGCTAAAAATCAAAAAGGAAAATTTATTTTAAGAATTGAAGATACTGATCTTAAAAGAAATCAAGAAGAAGGGGCAAAAAATCAATTAGATGGCTTAAAATGATTAGGAATTGCTCCTGATATCTCTTATGAAAAGGAAGATCAATTTGGTCCTTATTTTCAATCTAAAAGATTAAATATTTATCAAAAATATATTGATTATTTATTAGAAAATAAATTAGCTTATAAATGTTATTGTACAAAAGAAGAATTAGAAGAATCAGCAAATAAACAAAGATCTAAAGGAATTAAATTAGTAAAGTATAATCGTAAATGTTATGATAATCCTTCTATTAAAAAAGATATAAAACCAGTAATAAGATTATTTGTAGAAGATAATTTAAAACTTTCTTGAGATGATTTAGTAAGGGGAAAAATTGAAGTTCCTTCTTCTTCGTTTGATGATTTTATTATTGTAAAATCAGATGGAATGCCAACTTATAATTTTGCAAATGTAATAGATGATCATTTAATGCAAATTAGCGATGTTTTTCGCGGAGAAGAACATATTTCAAATACTGCAAAACAATTATATTTATATAAATTATTTAATTGAAACCCACCACGTTTTGCTCATCTTACAATAATTACAAATAAAGATAAGAAAAAATTATCAAAAAGAGATGAGACTGTATTTCAATTTATTGAAAATTATCAAACTCTTGGTTATCTTCCGGAAGCAGTATTTAATTTTCTTAGTTTATTAGGATGATCTCCGCAAACAGAACAAGAAATATTTACAAAAGAACAATTAATTAATATTTTTAATTTAAATGGTTTTTCTCGTGCTCCCTCACAATTTAATCTAGAAAAACTAAAATGAACAAATAATTATTATATTAAAAAATTATCACCTCATAAATTAAAGGAATTTTTAATTCCTTTTATCGATCAAAAAGATCTTTTAATTATTAAGGATAATTTAGATAATATTTTATTACTTTTTCAAGATCAATTACGAGAAGGAAATGAAATAAAAGATTTAATCAAGATTTTTACAATTTTTCCAACTTGAAAAGATTTAGATTATAAATTTAGCAAAAAAGATTTAGATTTAATTAAAGATTTTGCAAATAAGATTAAAATAATTAAATTCAATCATTTAGAAATCGAAAAATTATTAAAAGATTTAAGTATTGAATTTAAAGTAAAAGGAAGAGAATTAATGAGGCCTTTAAGATTAGCAATTACAGGAAATGAAAAAGGACCTAGTCTTATTAAAATAATTGAGATATATGGAGTAAAAAAAATTGAATTAATAATAAAAGGATTTTTTAAAGATGAGATACATAACAGATAA